One genomic segment of Bacteroidales bacterium includes these proteins:
- the cdd gene encoding cytidine deaminase, translating to MKKIKHIIEIEDYQSFDELNTSDRELLNKAQIACKSAYAPYSQFRVGAAVLLENGKIVTGNNQENAAYPSGLCAERVAMYYASANYPNTPMLAIAIAVDSDQIKFTAPLAPCGSCRQVMAEYEHLYKLKMRVILSEPGGKVQIINGISDLLPLTFNAKELKGI from the coding sequence ATGAAAAAAATAAAACATATTATTGAAATAGAAGATTATCAGAGTTTCGATGAATTAAATACTTCGGATAGAGAATTACTTAATAAAGCTCAGATAGCCTGTAAATCAGCTTATGCTCCTTATTCTCAATTTCGTGTTGGTGCTGCTGTTTTATTAGAAAATGGTAAGATTGTAACGGGAAATAATCAGGAAAATGCAGCTTATCCTTCCGGTTTATGTGCCGAACGTGTTGCTATGTACTATGCTTCTGCTAATTATCCCAATACTCCTATGTTGGCTATTGCAATTGCTGTAGATTCAGATCAGATTAAATTTACTGCACCTCTTGCCCCTTGTGGCTCTTGTCGCCAAGTAATGGCAGAATATGAACATCTTTATAAACTAAAGATGCGCGTTATTTTATCTGAACCCGGAGGGAAGGTTCAAATAATTAATGGTATTTCCGATTTACTACCGCTTACTTTTAATGCTAAAGAGCTAAAAGGAATATAA